Proteins encoded by one window of Pseudomonas sp. PSKL.D1:
- the fur gene encoding ferric iron uptake transcriptional regulator: MVENSELRKAGLKVTLPRVKILQMLDSTEQRHMSAEDVYKALMEAGEDVGLATVYRVLTQFEAAGLVVRHNFDGGHAVFELADGGHHDHMVNVETSEVIEFMDAEIERRQKEIVAEHGYELVDHNLVLYVRKKK; this comes from the coding sequence ATGGTTGAAAATAGCGAACTGCGCAAAGCCGGTCTCAAGGTTACCCTGCCTCGAGTCAAGATCCTTCAAATGCTCGACTCTACCGAGCAACGTCACATGAGTGCCGAGGATGTTTACAAGGCACTGATGGAGGCTGGCGAGGATGTCGGCCTGGCCACCGTTTATCGCGTACTGACCCAGTTCGAAGCAGCTGGCCTGGTGGTGCGCCACAACTTCGACGGCGGCCACGCGGTGTTCGAGCTGGCTGATGGTGGCCACCACGACCATATGGTCAACGTGGAAACCAGCGAAGTCATCGAATTCATGGATGCTGAAATCGAGCGCCGTCAGAAGGAAATCGTGGCCGAGCACGGCTACGAGCTGGTGGACCACAACCTGGTCCTCTATGTGCGTAAGAAGAAGTAA
- a CDS encoding type II toxin-antitoxin system RatA family toxin encodes MTTHIQRSALLPYPAQALYDLVNDVASYPDFLPWCSASTVIEASDTHMRAKLEVAKGGMSQQFVTRNVLVPGQSIEMNLEEGPFSQLHGVWVFKPLGEKACKISLDLSFDYAGPIVRATLGPLFNQAANTLVDAFCQRAKQLNG; translated from the coding sequence ATGACTACCCATATTCAACGCTCCGCCCTGCTGCCGTACCCTGCCCAGGCGCTTTACGACTTGGTCAACGATGTCGCCAGCTACCCTGATTTCTTGCCCTGGTGCTCGGCCTCGACGGTGATCGAGGCTAGCGATACGCACATGCGTGCAAAGCTTGAGGTGGCCAAGGGCGGCATGAGCCAGCAATTTGTAACGCGCAATGTGCTGGTGCCGGGGCAGTCGATCGAGATGAACCTTGAAGAAGGGCCGTTCAGCCAGTTGCATGGCGTGTGGGTGTTCAAGCCGCTGGGCGAAAAAGCCTGCAAGATCAGCCTGGATTTGTCGTTCGACTATGCCGGGCCGATTGTGCGCGCCACCTTGGGGCCGCTGTTCAACCAGGCGGCCAATACGTTGGTGGATGCGTTCTGCCAGCGTGCCAAGCAGTTGAATGGCTGA
- the bamE gene encoding outer membrane protein assembly factor BamE: MQNTKLLLTSLTLVGLLALAGCSFPGVYKIDIQQGNVVTQDMIDQLRPGMTRRQVRFIMGNPLLQDTFNTNRWDYLYSIQPGGGKRQQERMSIFFNDSDQLVSLSGDFMPGVSKDQEILGGSSDTTVSPGTQPEQQATPQPAEKPAKPGSVEESIQREIDTIETTPVPTPAPLETSPQ; this comes from the coding sequence ATGCAAAACACCAAGCTCTTGCTAACCAGCCTCACCCTCGTGGGACTGCTCGCACTCGCCGGTTGCTCGTTTCCCGGGGTTTACAAAATCGACATCCAGCAGGGCAATGTCGTCACGCAAGACATGATAGACCAATTGCGCCCCGGAATGACCCGACGGCAAGTAAGGTTTATCATGGGTAACCCATTGCTGCAGGACACCTTCAACACCAATCGTTGGGATTACCTGTACAGCATCCAGCCAGGTGGCGGTAAGCGCCAGCAGGAGCGCATGAGCATCTTCTTCAACGACAGCGACCAATTGGTCAGCCTGTCGGGTGACTTCATGCCAGGCGTCAGCAAGGACCAGGAAATCCTCGGCGGCAGCAGCGACACTACCGTCAGCCCAGGCACCCAACCAGAGCAGCAGGCCACTCCGCAACCCGCCGAGAAGCCAGCCAAGCCAGGTTCGGTGGAAGAGTCCATCCAGCGCGAGATCGATACCATCGAAACCACGCCGGTTCCGACTCCCGCTCCGCTGGAAACCTCGCCGCAGTAA